A stretch of Henckelia pumila isolate YLH828 chromosome 4, ASM3356847v2, whole genome shotgun sequence DNA encodes these proteins:
- the LOC140864020 gene encoding protein IQ-DOMAIN 2-like has translation MGSKKSWFSSVKKVLSPDSEGKKAERANKSKKKWFRKEKPSVSDSQNPGTVEVSYPHPLPPLEDVKLTELEDEPTKHAYDIAVVTAAAHDEDVAAAPVTPEISQPRAVARFAGKSKEEVAAIRIQTAFRGYLARRALRALRGLVRLKSLVDGPIVKRQTANTLKCMQALSRVQSQIQSRRIRMLEENRALQRQLLQKRAKELESLKMGEEWDHSLQSKEQIEASLLHKYEAAMRRERALAYSYTHQQMWKKSARSSNLLFMDPTNPHWGWSWLERWMAARPLETQSSTEKDNNSDSISTKNAIPRTSQGEITKSFARHLLISENPSSPVYQKPPSSYQSPGTPTPPKAAPSSVAARKLKPASPRGSALSQEDDSRSILSLQSERNRRHSIAGSSVRDDESMGSSMSVPSYMASTHSAKAKSKLPSPLGMENGNTPEKGSVKKRLSFPPSPGRPRRHSGPPKVDTSTISVNAVSEVAN, from the exons ATGGGAAGCAAAAAAAGTTGGTTTTCTTCAGTGAAGAAGGTTCTCAGCCCTGATTCAGAAGGGAAAAAAGCTGAG AGAGCgaataaatcaaagaagaaatGGTTTAGGAAAGAAAAGCCATCGGTTTCGGATTCTCAAAATCCAGGGACTGTTGAAGTATCTTATCCTCATCCTCTTCCGCCATTAGAAGATGTGAAGCTGACGGAGTTGGAGGATGAACCTACAAAACATGCTTATGATATAGCAGTTGTTACTGCAGCAGCCCATGATGAGGATGTAGCTGCTGCACCAGTAACTCCTGAGATATCTCAACCTCGTGCTGTGGCTAGATTCGCCGGAAAATCCAAAGAGGAAGTGGCGGCAATCAGAATTCAGACAGCATTCCGTGGTTACCTG GCGAGGAGGGCATTGCGAGCTCTAAGAGGACTAGTCAGACTGAAATCACTTGTTGATGGGCCGATTGTGAAGCGTCAAACAGCTAACACTCTGAAATGCATGCAAGCTCTTTCTCGTGTCCAATCTCAGATTCAATCAAGACGGATCAGGATGTTAGAAGAGAATCGAGCGCTGCAGAGACAGCTCCTGCAGAAACGTGCTAAAGAACTGGAGAGCTTGAAA ATGGGAGAGGAATGGGATCACAGTCTACAGTCAAAAGAACAAATAGAGGCAAGCTTGCTCCACAAGTACGAAGCTGCTATGAGGCGAGAAAGAGCATTGGCTTATTCATACACTCATCAG CAAATGTGGAAGAAGTCGGCAAGATCTTCAAATTTACTTTTCATGGACCCTACTAATCCTCACTGGGGTTGGAGCTGGTTAGAACGATGGATGGCTGCTCGGCCATTGGAAACTCAAAGTTCGACAGAGAAGGATAATAACAGTGATTCCATATCGACAAAAAATGCTATCCCACGAACTAGTCAAGGAGAAATTACAAAATCTTTTGCGCGTCACCTACTAATTTCTGAAAATCCATCTTCACCAGTTTACCAAAAGCCACCTTCTAGCTACCAGTCACCTGGAACTCCCACTCCTCCAAAGGCAGCTCCATCTTCGGTGGCAGCAAGAAAATTGAAGCCCGCAAGCCCAAGAGGAAGTGCTTTAAGTCAAGAAGATGATTCAAGAAGCATTCTTAGCTTGCAATCCGAGCGTAATCGGAGGCATAGTATTGCTGGTTCATCAGTAAGAGATGATGAAAGCATGGGAAGCTCGATGTCAGTCCCAAGTTACATGGCATCCACTCATTCGGCGAAGGCAAAGTCCAAGTTGCCAAGTCCATTGGGAATGGAAAATGGAAATACTCCAGAGAAGGGATCTGTGAAGAAACGGCTCTCATTTCCGCCATCACCTGGCCGACCCAGGCGGCATTCTGGGCCTCCGAAGGTCGACACAAGTACCATTTCTGTCAATGCTGTGAGTGAAGTGGCCAATTAA